In Haloarchaeobius litoreus, the following are encoded in one genomic region:
- a CDS encoding MBL fold metallo-hydrolase has product MTVSDWGDWLPRAVEEASPEGIAVWYLGCNGFVLKASDGTTVFVDPYVGLGDPPRTVRMIPVPFDPADVTEADAVFATHEHTDHVHGPSQAPILERTGATFYAPDDSLVVASEEESWADDHDIEDHQFHEVREGNTVEVGGFTVHVEPAHDPDATHPVSYVFEHDGHTVFHGGDTKPSDEFAELGERYDIDLGILAFGTVGNIPDKETREPKRTRWYNDENQVVEAASDLQFDRLLPSHWDMWKGLTSDPKVLHHHARSFAYPERLEIVEIGDRVDL; this is encoded by the coding sequence ATGACAGTGAGTGACTGGGGCGACTGGCTGCCCCGCGCCGTCGAGGAGGCGTCGCCCGAGGGCATCGCGGTCTGGTATCTCGGCTGTAACGGCTTCGTACTGAAGGCAAGCGACGGGACGACGGTGTTCGTCGACCCCTACGTCGGGCTGGGCGACCCGCCACGCACCGTCCGCATGATTCCGGTCCCGTTCGACCCCGCGGACGTGACCGAGGCCGACGCCGTCTTCGCCACGCACGAGCACACAGACCACGTCCACGGCCCGAGCCAGGCCCCGATCCTCGAACGGACCGGCGCGACGTTCTACGCGCCCGACGACAGCCTCGTGGTCGCCAGCGAGGAGGAGTCCTGGGCCGACGACCACGACATCGAGGACCACCAGTTCCACGAAGTTCGGGAGGGCAACACCGTCGAGGTCGGTGGCTTCACCGTCCACGTCGAGCCGGCACACGACCCCGATGCGACCCACCCGGTCAGCTACGTGTTCGAGCACGACGGCCACACCGTGTTCCACGGCGGGGACACCAAGCCCAGCGACGAGTTCGCCGAGCTCGGCGAGCGCTACGACATCGACCTCGGCATCCTCGCGTTCGGCACCGTCGGCAACATCCCGGACAAGGAGACCCGCGAGCCCAAGCGGACGCGGTGGTACAACGACGAGAACCAGGTCGTCGAGGCCGCCAGCGACCTCCAGTTCGACCGGCTCCTCCCGAGCCACTGGGACATGTGGAAGGGCCTGACCAGCGATCCGAAGGTGCTCCACCACCACGCCAGGAGCTTCGCGTACCCGGAGCGCCTCGAGATCGTCGAGATCGGCGACCGCGTCGACCTATAA
- a CDS encoding tyrosine-type recombinase/integrase, translating into MTDSVAYYLEDQEYHGKSERTREAYERVLRRFEGFLDDEGCGPSGQSLTPEEAGRRECMAWVHSIRGQHAPSTVASYASYVHRFYAYMTQVGEFDSNPMALVVEEMDESIDKDPTRREIAVPEMRTFVGSISHPLERALVLTLLKTGVRVGELCNLDLRDLALSDPELAGEFDLGGRLQLDGRPESLYVAAEPARGHSYNGEERTASNKRKRATVIPVDDELASVLKSWLAIRPDARSPAEPLFLSTRGDWGSRLSTQAVRNVVERHAREHGWYQQGGGAAENVTPHYFRHFFTTHLRDRTGDRGIVKYLRGDVASDIIDTYTHNWGGQVRDVYESNVYRLL; encoded by the coding sequence ATGACCGACTCGGTCGCGTACTATCTGGAGGACCAGGAGTACCACGGCAAGTCAGAGCGGACGAGAGAAGCCTACGAACGGGTCCTCAGGCGGTTCGAGGGGTTCCTCGACGACGAGGGCTGCGGGCCGAGTGGACAGTCCCTCACGCCCGAGGAGGCCGGTCGCAGGGAGTGCATGGCGTGGGTGCACTCGATCAGGGGCCAGCACGCACCGAGTACCGTCGCGTCCTACGCCTCCTACGTCCACCGGTTCTACGCCTACATGACCCAGGTCGGGGAGTTCGATTCGAACCCGATGGCGCTCGTCGTCGAGGAGATGGACGAATCCATCGACAAGGACCCGACGCGACGGGAGATCGCGGTCCCGGAGATGCGGACCTTCGTCGGGTCCATCTCGCACCCGCTGGAGCGGGCGCTCGTACTCACGCTCCTGAAGACCGGGGTTCGTGTCGGCGAGCTCTGCAACCTCGATTTGCGCGATCTCGCCCTGTCGGACCCCGAGCTGGCTGGCGAATTCGACCTCGGTGGCCGGTTACAGCTAGACGGGCGGCCGGAGTCGCTGTACGTGGCTGCCGAGCCCGCTCGTGGGCACTCCTACAACGGCGAGGAGCGGACGGCCTCGAACAAACGAAAGCGGGCGACCGTCATCCCCGTCGACGACGAACTGGCATCGGTGTTGAAGTCGTGGCTGGCCATCCGGCCGGACGCCAGATCGCCCGCAGAACCGCTGTTCCTGTCGACGAGGGGCGACTGGGGTTCCCGACTCAGCACGCAGGCGGTCAGGAACGTCGTCGAGCGCCATGCCCGGGAACACGGCTGGTACCAGCAAGGCGGCGGGGCGGCGGAGAACGTCACCCCCCACTACTTCCGGCACTTCTTCACGACACATCTCCGGGACCGGACGGGTGACCGGGGCATCGTCAAGTACCTCCGCGGCGACGTCGCGAGCGACATCATCGACACGTACACCCACAACTGGGGCGGTCAGGTGCGGGATGTGTACGAATCGAACGTCTATCGGCTCCTCTGA
- a CDS encoding rhomboid family intramembrane serine protease gives MGLLSSAIVVFVLVALAVSVGVVARLDRPGGEWGARLRSRWVMGVPWGTLVVVGFVLAVYLFVQGGWDHWRSPVVLPFRAWSYLYPTGLLTAGFSHASPGHLTGNLTGTIVLSPLAEYAWGHFPQKRGSESFASWRTNPWIRALVVYPAAVIAVGVLTALFSIGAVIGFSGVVFAFAGFALVRYPLTTVVAVLGGQRFFALLYDVLRDPVLVEAASPSPPSPPWWAGIAIQGHAFGLFVGFLLGVAVFYRRDERPSALRLWLGVLLFAVAKNLWAVYWYLGNDEYVLYRGVGLTLVVGLAVVVALALDVTERDFDAFTLRTGAVTVLVVVAALMTGPAVYSNLTTVSDSSVPGEDAVEVEGYQVTYAENVRNELIPVVDVGPLSQQTNVSSSGVIVVNQDRSIWYESVSAGRLAYTGYTEVRVGGVGWNADVGVNRDGWSAVGGGTAYRVSLRPPDGDWTLVHESNAVAAEPRLDGRNFSITPSGEGPYQIVVSQNGSVLGRDAVPRANDSVTIGGIEFVREERGGGDRIYAVVGDTRVRVFAQETYR, from the coding sequence ATGGGTCTGCTGTCGTCCGCAATCGTCGTCTTCGTGTTGGTCGCGCTCGCGGTCTCGGTGGGCGTCGTCGCCAGGTTGGACCGGCCGGGGGGTGAGTGGGGCGCGCGGCTCCGGTCACGCTGGGTGATGGGCGTGCCGTGGGGGACGCTCGTCGTCGTCGGGTTCGTGCTCGCGGTCTACCTGTTCGTGCAGGGTGGCTGGGACCACTGGCGCAGTCCGGTGGTGCTGCCGTTCCGGGCCTGGTCGTACCTCTACCCGACGGGCCTGCTGACCGCGGGGTTCTCGCACGCGAGCCCGGGGCACCTGACGGGCAACCTCACCGGGACCATCGTCCTGAGCCCGCTCGCGGAGTACGCGTGGGGGCACTTCCCGCAGAAGCGCGGCTCGGAGTCCTTCGCGTCGTGGCGGACGAACCCCTGGATTCGGGCGCTGGTCGTCTACCCCGCGGCCGTCATCGCGGTGGGGGTGCTGACGGCCCTGTTCTCCATCGGCGCGGTCATCGGGTTCTCGGGCGTCGTGTTCGCGTTCGCGGGGTTCGCGCTGGTCCGGTACCCGCTGACGACGGTCGTCGCGGTGCTCGGGGGACAGCGGTTCTTCGCGCTGCTGTACGACGTGCTCCGCGACCCGGTCCTCGTGGAGGCGGCGTCGCCGAGCCCGCCGTCGCCGCCGTGGTGGGCCGGTATCGCCATCCAGGGCCACGCGTTCGGGCTGTTCGTCGGCTTCCTGCTCGGCGTGGCCGTGTTCTACCGGCGGGACGAGCGTCCGAGCGCGCTGCGGCTCTGGCTCGGGGTGCTCCTCTTCGCGGTCGCGAAGAACCTCTGGGCGGTGTACTGGTACCTCGGCAACGACGAGTACGTCCTCTACCGGGGCGTGGGGCTGACGCTCGTCGTCGGGCTCGCGGTGGTGGTCGCGCTCGCGCTCGACGTGACCGAGCGGGACTTCGACGCCTTCACCCTCCGGACCGGCGCGGTGACGGTCCTCGTCGTCGTCGCGGCGCTGATGACCGGACCGGCGGTGTACAGCAACCTGACGACCGTGTCGGACTCGTCGGTGCCCGGCGAGGACGCGGTCGAGGTCGAGGGCTACCAGGTGACCTACGCCGAGAACGTCCGCAACGAGCTCATCCCGGTCGTCGACGTGGGGCCGCTCTCCCAGCAGACGAACGTGAGCTCCTCCGGGGTCATCGTCGTCAACCAGGACCGGAGTATCTGGTACGAGAGCGTCTCGGCCGGGCGGCTCGCGTACACGGGCTACACGGAAGTCAGGGTCGGCGGCGTCGGCTGGAACGCCGACGTCGGCGTCAACCGCGACGGCTGGTCGGCCGTCGGCGGCGGCACCGCGTACCGGGTGTCGCTCAGGCCGCCCGACGGCGACTGGACGCTGGTCCACGAGAGCAACGCGGTGGCGGCCGAACCGCGGCTGGACGGGAGAAACTTCTCCATCACCCCGTCGGGCGAGGGGCCGTACCAGATCGTCGTCAGCCAGAACGGCTCGGTCCTCGGGCGCGATGCGGTTCCGCGGGCGAACGACTCGGTGACCATCGGCGGCATCGAGTTCGTGCGCGAGGAACGTGGCGGTGGGGACCGCATCTACGCGGTCGTCGGCGATACGCGGGTTCGCGTGTTCGCACAGGAGACGTATCGGTAG
- a CDS encoding DUF5805 domain-containing protein, whose protein sequence is MSEEDATRTAVRTYVPSSQKQRWAEEADELDMSRSEFVRTMVQAGRRSFDLDESSDSAQTGGANESIGDDPDDAELGDLVLAILHDRDEPQTWDDLVAAVTNDVEDRLDEALGTLQDEGELRYSGRDGGYVPTGDR, encoded by the coding sequence GTGAGCGAGGAAGACGCGACCAGGACGGCGGTCCGGACCTACGTCCCGTCGTCCCAGAAGCAACGGTGGGCCGAGGAGGCCGACGAACTCGACATGAGTCGGAGCGAGTTCGTCCGGACGATGGTCCAGGCTGGCCGTCGGTCGTTCGACCTCGACGAGTCGTCCGATAGCGCCCAGACGGGGGGTGCGAACGAGTCGATAGGGGATGACCCAGACGATGCAGAGCTGGGTGACCTCGTCCTCGCAATCCTCCACGACCGCGACGAACCCCAGACGTGGGACGACCTCGTCGCCGCGGTCACCAACGACGTCGAGGACCGGCTGGACGAGGCGCTGGGGACCCTCCAGGACGAAGGCGAGCTCCGGTACAGTGGGCGTGATGGGGGCTACGTCCCCACGGGTGACCGATGA
- a CDS encoding translation initiation factor, with protein sequence MSDNDPFEGLDVPDDPTSDLDRATQTLTVRTDERRYGKKMVVVEGFEGDSDLQSLASDLKSALGTGGTVKENHIELQGDHAGRVQELLRDRGYNVES encoded by the coding sequence ATGAGTGACAACGACCCGTTCGAGGGTCTCGACGTCCCCGACGACCCGACGTCCGACCTCGACCGCGCGACGCAGACACTGACGGTACGGACCGATGAGCGACGGTACGGAAAGAAGATGGTGGTCGTCGAGGGGTTCGAAGGCGACAGCGACCTCCAGAGCCTCGCGAGCGACCTCAAGTCGGCCCTCGGGACCGGCGGCACCGTCAAGGAGAACCACATCGAGTTACAGGGCGACCACGCGGGGCGCGTGCAGGAACTGCTCCGCGACCGGGGCTACAACGTCGAATCGTAG